The sequence CGATCATCTCGTAGGCCTGCTTGGCGCCATCGAGGAAGCTCTTGGGCGTAAAGGTCGGATCGGCTTCGACCACGGCGCGGAAACCGGCAGCCAGCTCGGCATTGCCGCGCGAGAACTGCTCGATCTCGGCCTCGGTCTTGCGGGCGCGGCGCTCGTCGTCGAGGTCGGGCGTGCCCGTGCCGCGCGGACGGAGGGGCACCACGGTTTCCTCGGACACTTCGGCCGATGCCGGCTTGCGGCGCTCCACCGGCGGACGTTCATTGCCGGTCCTGGTGCCCAGAACCGAGCGCAGCCGGAACAGCACGAAGACCGCCACGGCAATCACGATAAGCGTGGGCAGGTCGAAGAATTCATCCATGGAGCAATGCACCTTACCTGGTCGCGCCCGAGAAAATCGACGCGTCAGCGCTCGTTGAGCGCAAGATTTTGCCTATATATAGCAATGCCTCACCCCAAAACCAGTTCACACTGGGGCGAGAATGCGTTTTGCCGCACCCGCGCAGAGAAGGAAACCCAGCCCTTGGCCCGATATTTCGCCCTTGGCCTTATTCTCCTCCCCATCGTCGAGATCGCCATTTTCATCAAGGTGGGCCAGACGATCGGGCTGCTGCCCACCCTGGCGCTGGTCATCGGCGCGGCCTTGCTGGGCGGGCTCCTGCTGCGCCAGCAGGGCCTGTCGGTCCTCGGGCAGCTGCGCAACAATGTCGGTCGGGGGCAGATGCCGGGCCGGACCATTGCCGATGCCATGATGATCGGGGTGGCCGCGCTGTTTCTGGTCCTGCCGGGTTTTCTCAGCGATGTCGTTGCCCTGGCGCTGTTGCTGCCGCCGGTGCGCGGCTGGATCTACGGAGCCTTGGCCAGCCGCGTCACCGTGGTCGACAGCGCGGGCTTCCGCCATGCGCCCGGCCGCGATGGTTCACGGCTGGGCCGCGAGGGCACGATAGATCTCGACGAAGACGACTATCGGCCCCGCTGACCGGCGAGCCTTGTCGCTTGGCGGCAAAGATGATAGCCACCCGGCCAACAATATTCCTCGTGAAGGACTAGCAGCACATGGCTGACGATACCCAGGGCGGCGCGGCCCAGAACCCCGCAAACCTGCCCTCGATGAACCTGGTGGGCCAGTATATCCGCGATCTCAGCTTCGAGAATCCGGGTGCGCCCGGCTCGATCATGGCGGGTGGCGGTAACCCGGCCTTCAACGTCTCGATCTCGGTCGGCGTCAAGAAGCAGGCCGACGACATGTATGCCGTCGAGCTCACGCTCAATGCCAAGGCTAACAGAGAAGCCGTGGTGCTGTTCAATGTCGAACTCGTCTATGGCGGCGTGTTCCGCCTGCGCAACGTACCGGAAAACCAGCTCAGCCAGCTGTTGATGATCGAATGCCCGCGGCTGATCTTCCCATTTGCGCGGCAGGTGCTGGCCAGCGTCACCCAGCAGGGCGGTTTCCCGCCGCTGATGATGGAACCGGTCGATTTCGCCGCCATCTATCGGCAGAACCTGGCCAAGCTGGCTGCCCAGCAGGGCGCGGCGCCCCTGACCGCGTCTGCGGCAGAGACCGACAAGCCCAACTGAGGCCTCAGGATTGAATGCATCAAAGCCCCGCCAAGAGCGGGGCTTTTTCATTCTGCAGCGACGTTGTCGCCACCGCCGGCCATGTCGGCATACTTGGCCCAGATGGAATCAGGACCGAGCGAGGCCACCAATTTTTCATGGGCGGCGAATTCATCGGCCAACAGGCGCGGGGGAAGCGGGACCGGCCGCCGGGCTGCAACGATGCGGGTGGCAATGGCATCGGCGCCTGAAATCCGGGTTTCGGCGATCAGCGCCAGGCTGACCTGCTTGCCGCCGATCAGCTCGAGATAGACCTCCGCCAGGATCTCGCTGTCGAGCAGCGCGCCATGCAGGGTACGGCGGGAATTGTCGATGCCGTAATGCTTGCACAGCGCATCCAGGCTGACCCTGGCGCCGGGATGCTTGTCGCGAGCCAGCATGACCGTATCGATCACTTCATTGGCCAGCGGGCGGTGACCAGCGCGTTCCAGTTCGGCATTGAGAAAGCCGATATCGAACGCGGCGTTGTGGATGATCAGCTTGGCGTCGCCGATGAAGTCGAGGAAGTCGCCGACGACGGCCTTGAACAGCGGCTTGTCGGCGAGGAATTCGTCACCCAGCCCGTGCACGCGGAATGCCTCTTCCGG comes from Devosia oryziradicis and encodes:
- a CDS encoding FxsA family protein produces the protein MARYFALGLILLPIVEIAIFIKVGQTIGLLPTLALVIGAALLGGLLLRQQGLSVLGQLRNNVGRGQMPGRTIADAMMIGVAALFLVLPGFLSDVVALALLLPPVRGWIYGALASRVTVVDSAGFRHAPGRDGSRLGREGTIDLDEDDYRPR
- the dnaQ gene encoding DNA polymerase III subunit epsilon — encoded protein: MNREIVLDTETTGLSPAMGDRLVEIGCVELINHIPSGRHYHVYINPQRPMPEEAFRVHGLGDEFLADKPLFKAVVGDFLDFIGDAKLIIHNAAFDIGFLNAELERAGHRPLANEVIDTVMLARDKHPGARVSLDALCKHYGIDNSRRTLHGALLDSEILAEVYLELIGGKQVSLALIAETRISGADAIATRIVAARRPVPLPPRLLADEFAAHEKLVASLGPDSIWAKYADMAGGGDNVAAE
- a CDS encoding Tim44/TimA family putative adaptor protein; translation: MDEFFDLPTLIVIAVAVFVLFRLRSVLGTRTGNERPPVERRKPASAEVSEETVVPLRPRGTGTPDLDDERRARKTEAEIEQFSRGNAELAAGFRAVVEADPTFTPKSFLDGAKQAYEMIVTAYAAGDRQTLKNLLEKDVFEGFQRAIAEREAAGQTVDFTFVGLPKVEISEAEYDRKNVLITVRFHAEVVSATRDKDGNLVEGNADQVQTIADEWTFARNPKSRDPNWKVVTTSQLD
- the secB gene encoding protein-export chaperone SecB, producing MADDTQGGAAQNPANLPSMNLVGQYIRDLSFENPGAPGSIMAGGGNPAFNVSISVGVKKQADDMYAVELTLNAKANREAVVLFNVELVYGGVFRLRNVPENQLSQLLMIECPRLIFPFARQVLASVTQQGGFPPLMMEPVDFAAIYRQNLAKLAAQQGAAPLTASAAETDKPN